In Fimbriiglobus ruber, a genomic segment contains:
- the rpoC gene encoding DNA-directed RNA polymerase subunit beta' has translation MSTAATATAAAETGNYDRINDYGAVRISLASPHDIRSWSFGEVKKPETINYRTYRPEKDGLFCERIFGPEKDWECTCGKYRGMKYKGMICDRCGVKVTHSRVRRKRMGHIELAAPVVHIWFFKAMPSRLGTLLDMKTTSLEKIIYFQDYVVIDPGDTPLKERQLLTEDEFRHYRTELGDTFEVDMGAEAIKKLLEKLNLVDVSRDLRERLDKEMLKGEKASKQRMKELVKRLKTVESLRDSSNKCEWMVLECIPVIPPDLRPLVLLDSGNFATSDLNDLYRRIINRNNRLKKLVDLNAPEVIIRNEKRMLQQSVDALFDNNRCKRPVLGSSNRPLKSLTDMIKGKQGRFRENLLGKRVDYSARSVIVVGPELKLHQCGLPKKIALELYQPFIIRRLKELQHADTIKSAKKMLERKDDVVWDILEEVTRSHPVLLNRAPTLHRMGIQAFEPTLIEGNAIRIHPLVCKGFNADFDGDQMAVHLPLSIEAQIEAYVLMMSTNNIFSPANGNPIITPSQDIVMGCYWLTASRGDEGEKVEAGEGMIFHGPKEVFQAHAEGRLGLHARIQVRLPLGKKVISEIKNERGTPIAEDIPRKPNGLVRTTVGRVIFNDILHPKMGFYDLALASKYLSRIIADCYQILGRRECIALLDKMKEIGFRESTKSGLSFAASDLRTPENKDAVLKDKDKEVEKLRKQYERGIITEQERYNKTIEHWNEAREKITRQLMTDLAHDRRPDETGRTVPYLNPIFLMAHSGARGGQEQIRQLAGLRGLMAKPSGEIIETPIKSNFREGLTVLEYFSSTHGARKGLADTALKTADSGYLTRKLADVAQNVVITMHDCGTTQGITKGIMYKGDEIDRPLYDAIRGRVSRNTIYHPTNGEPIVEENEMISPDKARLIERLGLDKITVRSPMTCQATLGVCRLCYGMDLATGALVEEGMAVGIIAAQSIGEPGTQLTMRTFHLGGVAQKSADSLNSEYKIRKGGVLQFERITVVTNDQGHKVALARTGEILVLRSKGGPIIERFSVPNGAELLVADGQEVPASTAICKWDPHSIPIISEEGGKVKWKDIKEGETLRRERDAVSGIDRLTIMEHKGDLHPQVLIEDERGNNLRAYFIPERANVQVLDGQKVSAGTLLAKTPREASKTQDITGGLPRVTELFEARRPRSPAVMAEVSGKVRLGDKKRGKRLIWVQPETDEGKPIGEEREHQVPAGAQPRVHSGEYVKVGDALVSGPLVPHDILRVSGIEAVQDYLVREVQTVYRLQRVDIDDKHIEIITSQMLRKVKVEKTGDTGLLPGLVMDKFAFQAVNERLLNECVKIATPGESNFREGQIVTRDAFEEERAALQAGGATGKKKLPSFDTPAPAESSVQLLGITKAAVQSDSFISAASFQETTKVLTEAALASKVDYLVGLKENVILGHLIPAGTGFNIHQTAEVRINMPYQDGAQYDSGEVAAAQAGE, from the coding sequence ATGAGCACCGCCGCCACCGCAACCGCCGCCGCCGAAACCGGCAACTACGACCGGATCAACGACTACGGCGCGGTCCGGATCAGCCTCGCCAGCCCGCACGACATCCGGTCGTGGTCGTTCGGGGAAGTCAAGAAGCCGGAAACGATCAACTACCGCACGTACCGCCCCGAAAAAGACGGGCTGTTCTGCGAGCGGATTTTCGGGCCGGAAAAAGACTGGGAATGCACCTGCGGCAAGTACCGCGGGATGAAATACAAGGGCATGATCTGCGACCGCTGCGGCGTCAAAGTCACCCACAGCCGCGTCCGCCGCAAGCGGATGGGGCACATCGAGCTGGCCGCCCCGGTCGTCCATATCTGGTTCTTCAAGGCCATGCCGTCCCGCCTCGGGACGCTGCTGGACATGAAGACGACCAGCCTGGAAAAGATCATTTACTTCCAGGACTACGTCGTCATCGACCCGGGCGACACCCCGCTCAAGGAGCGCCAGCTCCTGACGGAAGACGAGTTCCGCCACTACCGGACCGAACTCGGCGACACCTTTGAAGTCGACATGGGCGCCGAGGCGATCAAGAAACTGCTCGAAAAGCTCAACCTCGTCGACGTCTCGCGCGACCTCCGCGAACGACTCGACAAGGAAATGCTCAAGGGCGAGAAAGCGTCCAAGCAGCGGATGAAGGAACTCGTCAAGCGGCTCAAGACCGTGGAGTCCCTCCGCGACTCGTCGAACAAGTGCGAGTGGATGGTGCTGGAGTGCATCCCGGTCATCCCGCCGGACCTCCGCCCGCTCGTGCTGTTGGACAGCGGCAACTTCGCCACGTCCGACTTGAACGACCTCTACCGGCGGATCATCAACCGGAACAACCGGCTCAAGAAACTGGTCGACTTGAACGCGCCGGAAGTCATCATCCGCAACGAAAAGCGGATGCTCCAGCAGTCGGTCGACGCGCTGTTCGACAACAACCGGTGCAAGCGGCCGGTCCTCGGGTCGTCGAACCGCCCGCTCAAGTCGCTGACGGACATGATCAAGGGTAAGCAGGGGCGGTTCCGCGAAAACCTCCTCGGCAAGCGGGTCGACTACTCGGCCCGGTCCGTGATCGTGGTCGGCCCGGAACTCAAGCTGCACCAGTGCGGGCTGCCGAAGAAGATCGCGCTCGAATTGTACCAGCCGTTCATCATCCGCCGGCTCAAGGAACTCCAGCACGCGGACACGATCAAGTCCGCCAAGAAGATGCTGGAACGCAAGGACGACGTGGTGTGGGACATCCTGGAAGAGGTGACGCGGAGCCACCCGGTCCTCTTGAACCGGGCCCCGACGCTGCACCGGATGGGTATCCAGGCGTTCGAGCCGACGCTGATCGAAGGGAACGCGATCCGGATTCACCCGCTCGTCTGCAAGGGCTTCAACGCCGACTTCGACGGCGACCAGATGGCCGTCCACCTGCCGCTCTCGATCGAGGCCCAGATCGAAGCGTACGTGCTGATGATGTCGACCAACAACATCTTCAGCCCGGCCAACGGCAACCCGATCATCACGCCGTCGCAGGACATCGTGATGGGCTGTTACTGGCTGACCGCCAGCCGGGGGGACGAGGGCGAGAAGGTCGAGGCCGGCGAAGGCATGATCTTCCACGGCCCGAAGGAAGTGTTCCAGGCCCACGCCGAGGGCCGGTTGGGGCTGCACGCCCGCATCCAGGTCCGCCTGCCGTTGGGCAAGAAGGTCATCAGCGAGATCAAGAACGAGCGGGGCACGCCGATCGCCGAAGACATCCCCCGCAAGCCGAACGGCCTGGTCCGCACGACCGTCGGCCGGGTGATCTTCAACGACATTCTGCACCCCAAGATGGGGTTCTACGACCTCGCGCTCGCCAGCAAGTACCTGTCCCGGATCATCGCCGACTGCTACCAGATTCTCGGCCGCCGGGAGTGTATCGCGCTGCTCGACAAGATGAAGGAGATCGGTTTCCGCGAGTCCACCAAGTCCGGCCTCAGTTTCGCCGCCAGCGACCTGCGGACGCCGGAAAACAAGGACGCGGTGCTGAAGGACAAGGACAAGGAAGTCGAGAAGCTCCGCAAGCAGTACGAGCGGGGGATCATCACCGAGCAGGAGCGGTACAACAAGACGATCGAGCACTGGAATGAGGCCCGGGAAAAGATCACCCGCCAGCTCATGACCGACCTGGCGCACGACCGCCGGCCGGACGAGACCGGGCGGACCGTGCCCTACCTGAACCCGATCTTCCTGATGGCTCACTCGGGCGCCCGGGGCGGCCAGGAGCAGATCCGGCAGCTCGCCGGTCTCCGGGGGCTCATGGCTAAGCCGTCCGGCGAGATCATCGAGACGCCGATCAAGTCGAACTTCCGCGAAGGCCTGACGGTGCTGGAATACTTCTCCAGCACGCACGGCGCGCGGAAGGGCTTGGCGGACACCGCGCTCAAGACCGCCGACTCGGGATACCTGACGCGGAAGCTCGCGGACGTGGCCCAGAACGTCGTGATCACCATGCACGACTGTGGGACCACGCAGGGGATCACCAAGGGCATCATGTACAAGGGCGACGAGATCGATCGCCCGCTGTACGACGCCATCCGCGGCCGGGTCAGCCGGAACACGATCTACCACCCGACCAACGGGGAGCCGATCGTCGAAGAAAACGAAATGATCAGCCCGGACAAGGCCCGGCTGATCGAGCGGCTCGGGCTGGACAAGATCACCGTCCGCAGCCCGATGACCTGCCAGGCGACTCTCGGCGTCTGCCGCTTGTGCTACGGGATGGACCTCGCCACCGGGGCGCTGGTCGAGGAGGGCATGGCGGTCGGGATCATCGCCGCCCAGTCGATCGGTGAGCCGGGTACCCAGCTCACGATGCGGACGTTCCACCTCGGGGGCGTCGCCCAGAAGTCGGCCGACTCGTTGAACAGCGAGTACAAGATCCGCAAGGGCGGCGTGCTGCAGTTCGAGCGGATCACCGTCGTGACCAACGACCAGGGCCACAAGGTCGCGCTGGCCCGGACCGGGGAAATTCTCGTCCTCCGGTCCAAGGGCGGCCCGATCATCGAGCGGTTCAGCGTCCCGAACGGGGCCGAGCTGCTGGTGGCGGACGGACAGGAAGTGCCGGCGAGTACGGCGATCTGTAAATGGGACCCGCACTCGATCCCGATCATCAGCGAAGAAGGCGGGAAGGTGAAATGGAAGGACATCAAGGAAGGTGAAACCCTCCGCCGCGAGCGGGACGCGGTCAGCGGGATCGACCGGCTCACGATCATGGAACACAAGGGCGACCTGCACCCGCAGGTGCTGATTGAAGACGAGCGCGGGAACAACCTGCGGGCGTACTTCATCCCCGAGCGGGCCAACGTCCAGGTGCTCGACGGGCAGAAGGTGTCGGCCGGGACGCTGCTCGCCAAGACGCCGCGGGAGGCGTCCAAGACGCAGGACATCACCGGCGGCCTGCCGCGGGTCACGGAGCTGTTCGAAGCCCGCCGCCCGCGGAGCCCGGCGGTCATGGCCGAGGTGTCCGGGAAGGTCCGGCTCGGGGACAAGAAGCGGGGCAAGCGCCTCATCTGGGTCCAGCCCGAGACCGACGAAGGGAAGCCGATCGGGGAAGAGCGGGAGCACCAGGTCCCAGCCGGCGCCCAGCCCCGCGTCCACTCCGGCGAATACGTCAAGGTCGGCGACGCGCTCGTGTCCGGGCCGCTCGTTCCGCACGACATCCTGCGCGTCAGCGGGATCGAGGCCGTCCAGGACTACCTCGTCCGCGAAGTCCAGACGGTGTACCGCCTCCAGCGGGTGGACATCGACGACAAGCACATCGAGATCATCACCTCGCAGATGCTGCGGAAGGTGAAGGTCGAGAAGACGGGGGACACCGGCCTGCTCCCCGGCCTGGTCATGGACAAGTTCGCGTTCCAGGCCGTGAACGAGCGGCTCCTGAACGAGTGCGTGAAGATCGCCACGCCGGGCGAGTCGAACTTCCGCGAGGGCCAGATCGTCACTCGGGACGCGTTCGAGGAAGAGCGGGCCGCGCTCCAGGCCGGCGGCGCGACCGGCA
- the rplJ gene encoding 50S ribosomal protein L10, with protein MSKKIKTLELDALRKSFGGVKSYAIIEPLKVDAATDFEFRKRLRDKKIKVQMVKNTYAKKIFGEMGISVDSWAGPTLMCWGGGSVKELASSVETLIKELRKDPKAPAKFKVKTAVADGQVVAWDVAQKMPTREEAIGDVLNAILSAGSALAGALTGPAAQLAGILKAIEEKKPEEAAAPAPTPAA; from the coding sequence ATGAGCAAGAAAATCAAGACCCTCGAACTCGACGCGTTACGGAAGTCGTTCGGCGGGGTCAAGAGTTACGCCATCATCGAGCCGTTGAAAGTCGACGCGGCGACCGACTTCGAGTTCCGGAAGAGACTCCGGGACAAGAAGATCAAGGTCCAGATGGTGAAGAACACCTACGCCAAGAAGATCTTCGGCGAAATGGGCATCAGCGTCGACTCCTGGGCCGGCCCGACCCTGATGTGTTGGGGCGGCGGGAGCGTCAAGGAACTCGCTTCCAGCGTCGAGACGCTGATCAAAGAACTCCGGAAAGACCCGAAGGCGCCGGCTAAATTCAAAGTCAAGACGGCGGTGGCCGACGGGCAAGTGGTCGCGTGGGACGTCGCCCAGAAGATGCCGACCCGCGAGGAGGCGATCGGCGACGTGCTGAACGCGATCCTGAGCGCCGGCAGCGCGCTGGCCGGCGCACTCACGGGTCCGGCGGCGCAACTCGCCGGCATCCTCAAGGCGATCGAAGAGAAGAAGCCGGAAGAGGCGGCGGCCCCCGCCCCGACCCCGGCCGCATAG
- the rplL gene encoding 50S ribosomal protein L7/L12 → MSVAELGDKIATLTLAQAVELKTYLKDKYGIEPAAGAVAVAAPTSSGPAAPAVEPTEFNVVLEPGFDAAKKIQIIKVVRELTGQGLAEAKATVEGAPKPIKESVDKKVAEDVKKKLEDAGAKVSVKPA, encoded by the coding sequence ATGAGCGTTGCAGAACTGGGCGACAAGATCGCCACCCTGACCCTTGCCCAAGCCGTCGAACTCAAGACCTACCTGAAGGACAAGTACGGTATCGAACCGGCGGCCGGCGCCGTCGCCGTCGCCGCGCCTACGTCGTCAGGCCCGGCCGCCCCGGCCGTCGAGCCGACCGAATTCAACGTCGTCCTCGAACCGGGTTTCGACGCCGCGAAGAAGATCCAGATCATCAAGGTGGTCCGCGAACTGACCGGCCAGGGGCTGGCCGAAGCCAAGGCGACCGTCGAAGGCGCGCCGAAGCCGATCAAGGAAAGCGTCGACAAGAAGGTCGCCGAAGACGTCAAGAAGAAGCTGGAAGACGCGGGCGCGAAGGTGTCCGTCAAACCGGCCTAA
- the rplK gene encoding 50S ribosomal protein L11, producing the protein MAKQVTAFVKLQCPGGQATPAPPVGPALGAHGVNIGMFVKQFNDKTGGPDTKGMMLPVVITVYSDRSFEFKIKSPPAAVLLKLAAKIPHAKKAGGDVIPADSKKGGKYKGFTVTQDQVNDIAKKKQADLNARDLEHAARIIAGTARSMGLTIVA; encoded by the coding sequence ATGGCCAAGCAAGTGACCGCGTTCGTGAAGCTCCAGTGCCCGGGCGGCCAGGCCACCCCGGCCCCGCCCGTCGGCCCCGCCCTCGGTGCCCACGGCGTCAACATCGGGATGTTCGTCAAGCAGTTCAACGACAAGACGGGCGGCCCGGACACCAAGGGCATGATGCTGCCGGTGGTCATCACCGTCTATTCGGACCGGAGCTTCGAGTTCAAGATCAAGTCGCCGCCCGCGGCGGTCCTGCTCAAGCTGGCGGCCAAGATCCCGCACGCCAAGAAGGCCGGCGGGGACGTGATCCCGGCCGATTCCAAGAAGGGCGGCAAGTACAAAGGCTTCACGGTCACTCAGGATCAAGTGAACGACATCGCGAAAAAGAAGCAAGCCGACTTGAACGCCCGCGATCTGGAACACGCCGCCCGGATCATCGCCGGCACGGCCCGGAGCATGGGCCTGACGATCGTCGCGTAA
- the rpoB gene encoding DNA-directed RNA polymerase subunit beta yields MAIPAVRIIAPTVERNFGRFGDAAPVPPLTDIQTRSYDRFLQLDVGYDKRTPTGLEGVLREIFPIDSYDKKIALEYVKYELGKPRYDPDECRQLRLTYGRPFRVWLRLRKADGNTVEEEVYLGDMPIMIGGGEFIINGAERVVVSQLHRSPGVDFVVEREADKDMHSCRVIPERGSWIEINCTKKDTLGVRIDQSGKFSALTLLRAMDPQYSATASIIREFYPIETVKLNAPSTRAKLIGDPEAGVGAMIAVNDVIDPETGEVYVDSGKPFTKDSVDRAMASMLKEVEALPPPKDPIILSSIAEDGTDSHEAALLKIYQRLRPGNPAQLEKARELFKEKFLDPNRYRLGRVGRFRINRKFDQNVPETEMTLRAVDFVNAIKYLLDLRAGKGGVDDIDHLGNRRLRTIDELAADELRKGFLKLRRTVQERMAIKDAEEMTPRTLINPKSVSAAIEYFFGRSELSQVVDQTNPLAQLTHERRLSALGPGGLNRKRAGFEVRDVHISHYGRICPIETPEGTNIGLISSLAIFAEIDEYGFLTTPYREVKGAKLSHDVVKLRADEEAQLKLAPADVPTEGDKITPDRINGRITGELGSILSTQVEYIDVSPKQMVGVSAGLIPFLEHDDANRALMGSNMQRQAVPLLVTEPPIVGTGLEKEVARHSGMLVRALEDGVIHYVDSERLKIEEKDKIIREYVLRKYHGLNERTCLNQRPIVKIGQKVKKGQILADGAATHQGELALGRNVLVAFMSWEGYNFEDAIIISERLVKNDTYTSMHIEEFEIEIRETKLGKEEFTRDIPNVSPKALNNLDDYGIVRVGTFVKPGDILVGKVSPKSRSELTPEEKLLHAIFGRAGEDVKNDSLEVPSGVEGIVIATHRFSRKASMTDDERKELVKREKEINAEYSEKIAEQFREFISALEEVLEKKELKDPNTGKQLGSDKDDKVVAEQAKAFRMENLDIRTPDKAKQANKIYYRHWERIQFFIDEQERKLHSLTRGDELPSGVQQMVKVYVATKRVISVGDKMAGRHGNKGVISKVLPEEDMPYLKDGTPVDILLNPLGVPSRMNVGQILETHLGFAAARLGFKAITPVFDGAEEAEIKRTLKEAGLPETGKSVLYDGRTGARFEQPVTVGYIYMLKLHHLVDDKVHARATGPYSLITQQPLGGKARFGGQRFGEMEVWALEAYGAAYILQELLTVKSDDVEGRTKIYESMVKGENTLEAGTPASFDVLTHEIRGLGLNMQLEKKRV; encoded by the coding sequence ATGGCCATCCCGGCCGTTCGGATCATCGCCCCTACTGTCGAGCGCAACTTTGGCCGGTTCGGCGACGCCGCACCGGTACCGCCGCTCACAGATATTCAAACGCGGTCCTACGACCGCTTCCTCCAGCTCGATGTCGGGTACGACAAGCGTACCCCGACCGGGTTAGAGGGCGTCCTCCGCGAAATCTTCCCGATCGACAGCTACGACAAGAAGATCGCGCTGGAGTACGTCAAATACGAACTGGGTAAGCCCCGGTACGACCCGGACGAGTGCCGCCAGCTGCGGCTCACGTACGGCCGGCCGTTCCGCGTCTGGCTGCGCCTGCGCAAGGCGGACGGGAACACGGTCGAGGAAGAAGTGTATCTGGGCGACATGCCGATCATGATCGGCGGGGGCGAGTTCATCATCAACGGTGCCGAGCGCGTCGTCGTCTCGCAGCTGCACCGGTCCCCCGGCGTCGACTTCGTCGTCGAGCGGGAGGCAGACAAGGACATGCACTCGTGCCGGGTCATCCCCGAGCGCGGCAGTTGGATCGAGATTAACTGTACGAAGAAGGACACCCTCGGCGTCCGGATCGACCAGTCCGGGAAGTTCTCCGCGCTGACCCTGCTCCGCGCGATGGACCCCCAGTATTCGGCCACGGCCAGCATCATTCGGGAGTTCTACCCGATCGAGACGGTCAAGCTGAACGCCCCGAGTACCCGGGCGAAGCTGATCGGCGACCCGGAAGCGGGCGTCGGCGCGATGATCGCAGTGAACGACGTGATCGACCCCGAGACCGGGGAAGTCTACGTCGACAGCGGCAAGCCGTTCACCAAGGACTCGGTCGACCGGGCGATGGCGTCGATGCTCAAGGAGGTCGAAGCCCTCCCGCCGCCGAAGGACCCGATCATCCTGTCGTCGATCGCCGAAGACGGGACCGATTCGCACGAAGCCGCGTTGCTCAAGATTTACCAGCGGCTCCGGCCGGGCAACCCGGCGCAGCTGGAGAAGGCCCGGGAACTGTTCAAGGAAAAGTTCCTCGACCCGAACCGCTACCGGCTCGGCCGCGTGGGTCGGTTCCGGATCAACCGGAAGTTCGACCAGAACGTGCCCGAGACGGAGATGACCCTGCGGGCGGTCGACTTCGTCAACGCCATCAAGTACCTGCTCGACTTGCGGGCCGGAAAGGGCGGGGTGGACGACATCGACCACCTCGGCAACCGCCGTCTGCGGACCATCGACGAACTCGCCGCGGACGAACTGCGGAAGGGGTTCCTCAAGCTCCGCCGGACGGTCCAGGAGCGGATGGCGATCAAGGACGCCGAAGAAATGACCCCGCGGACGCTCATCAACCCGAAGAGCGTCTCGGCGGCCATCGAGTACTTCTTCGGCCGGTCCGAACTGTCGCAGGTCGTCGACCAGACGAACCCCCTCGCCCAGCTGACGCACGAGCGGCGGCTGTCCGCCCTCGGGCCAGGCGGGTTGAACCGGAAACGGGCCGGGTTCGAGGTGCGGGACGTCCACATCTCGCACTACGGCCGGATCTGCCCGATCGAAACCCCGGAAGGGACGAACATCGGGCTGATTTCCAGCCTCGCGATCTTCGCCGAAATCGACGAGTACGGGTTCCTCACGACCCCGTACCGCGAGGTGAAGGGCGCCAAGCTGTCGCACGACGTGGTCAAGCTCCGGGCGGACGAGGAAGCCCAGCTCAAGCTCGCCCCGGCCGACGTTCCGACCGAAGGTGACAAGATCACCCCGGACCGGATCAACGGGCGGATCACCGGCGAACTCGGGTCGATCCTCTCGACCCAGGTCGAGTACATCGACGTCTCGCCGAAGCAGATGGTCGGCGTGTCGGCCGGGCTGATCCCGTTCCTCGAGCACGACGACGCGAACCGCGCGCTCATGGGCTCGAACATGCAGCGGCAGGCCGTCCCGCTGCTCGTGACCGAACCCCCGATCGTCGGCACGGGTCTGGAGAAGGAAGTCGCCCGGCACTCGGGGATGCTCGTCCGCGCCCTCGAAGACGGCGTCATCCACTACGTCGACTCCGAGCGGTTGAAGATCGAGGAGAAGGACAAGATCATCCGCGAGTACGTGCTCCGCAAGTACCACGGATTGAACGAGCGGACCTGCCTCAACCAGCGGCCGATCGTCAAGATCGGCCAGAAGGTCAAGAAGGGGCAGATCCTCGCCGACGGGGCGGCCACCCACCAGGGCGAACTGGCCCTCGGGCGGAACGTGCTGGTCGCGTTCATGTCCTGGGAAGGGTACAACTTCGAAGACGCGATCATCATCTCGGAGCGGCTGGTCAAGAACGACACGTACACCTCGATGCACATCGAGGAGTTCGAGATCGAAATCCGGGAGACCAAGCTCGGGAAAGAAGAGTTCACCCGGGACATCCCGAACGTGTCGCCGAAGGCCCTGAACAACCTCGACGACTACGGCATCGTCCGCGTCGGGACATTCGTCAAGCCGGGCGACATCCTGGTCGGCAAGGTGTCGCCGAAGTCCCGCAGCGAGCTGACGCCGGAAGAAAAGCTCCTGCACGCGATCTTCGGCCGGGCCGGCGAAGACGTGAAGAACGACTCGCTGGAAGTCCCGTCCGGCGTCGAGGGGATCGTCATCGCCACGCACCGGTTCAGCCGGAAGGCGAGCATGACGGACGACGAGCGCAAGGAACTCGTCAAGCGGGAGAAGGAGATCAACGCCGAGTACTCGGAGAAGATCGCCGAACAGTTCCGCGAGTTCATCAGCGCCCTCGAAGAAGTCCTTGAGAAGAAGGAGCTGAAGGACCCGAACACGGGCAAGCAGCTCGGGTCCGACAAGGACGACAAGGTCGTCGCCGAGCAGGCCAAAGCGTTCCGGATGGAGAACCTCGACATCCGGACGCCGGACAAGGCCAAGCAGGCGAACAAGATCTACTACCGGCACTGGGAGCGGATCCAGTTCTTCATCGACGAGCAGGAACGAAAGCTCCACTCGCTGACCCGCGGGGACGAACTCCCGAGCGGCGTCCAGCAGATGGTCAAGGTGTACGTCGCGACCAAGCGGGTGATCTCGGTCGGCGACAAGATGGCCGGGCGGCACGGGAACAAGGGGGTCATCTCGAAGGTGCTCCCCGAGGAGGACATGCCGTACCTCAAAGACGGCACCCCGGTCGACATCCTGCTCAACCCGCTCGGGGTGCCGAGCCGGATGAACGTCGGCCAGATCCTCGAAACCCACCTCGGGTTCGCCGCGGCCCGCCTCGGGTTCAAGGCGATCACCCCCGTGTTCGACGGGGCCGAGGAGGCCGAAATCAAGCGGACGCTCAAGGAAGCCGGTCTGCCCGAGACCGGGAAGAGCGTGCTGTACGACGGCCGGACGGGAGCCCGGTTCGAGCAACCGGTCACCGTCGGGTACATCTACATGCTCAAGCTGCACCACTTGGTCGACGACAAGGTGCACGCGCGGGCGACCGGGCCGTACTCGCTCATCACCCAGCAGCCGCTCGGCGGGAAGGCCCGGTTCGGGGGCCAGCGGTTCGGGGAGATGGAAGTGTGGGCGCTGGAGGCGTACGGGGCCGCGTACATCCTCCAGGAACTGCTCACCGTCAAGTCGGACGACGTCGAGGGCCGGACCAAGATTTACGAATCGATGGTCAAGGGCGAGAACACGCTCGAAGCCGGCACCCCGGCCAGCTTCGACGTGCTCACCCACGAGATCCGCGGGCTCGGGCTGAACATGCAGCTCGAGAAGAAGCGGGTCTAG
- the rplA gene encoding 50S ribosomal protein L1, whose amino-acid sequence MAKEQDTAAPAATEEKKPVAEQSAPVTTGGTPAPAPAGAAAPADNEPKKKKSRPGKSPRRGKKLRNHLKNLDQKVRATPVLPVKQAVTMLKGMKRAKFDETIEVHMNLGIDSTQSDQMVRGSVALPNGIGKSVRVAVFCQGDNVAKAKAAGADVAGGSDLVEKVQKEGYLDFDVAIATQDMMGLVSRLGKVLGPRGLMPTPKAGTVVPANGDIAGAVREFKAGKVEYRSDKTGQIHAGVGKMSFDDEKLVANITTFVETVRAAKPSGVKGNFINGIVISATMCPGIRMSV is encoded by the coding sequence ATGGCGAAAGAACAAGATACCGCGGCACCGGCCGCAACGGAAGAAAAAAAGCCGGTCGCCGAACAGTCGGCTCCGGTCACCACCGGCGGCACGCCCGCACCGGCCCCAGCCGGCGCCGCGGCGCCCGCCGACAACGAGCCGAAGAAAAAGAAGTCCCGCCCGGGCAAGTCGCCCCGCCGCGGCAAGAAGCTTCGCAACCACCTGAAGAACCTCGATCAGAAAGTCCGGGCGACGCCCGTACTGCCCGTCAAACAAGCCGTGACCATGCTCAAGGGCATGAAGCGGGCCAAGTTCGACGAGACGATCGAAGTTCACATGAACCTCGGCATCGACTCGACGCAGAGCGACCAGATGGTCCGCGGCAGCGTCGCCCTGCCGAACGGGATCGGCAAGTCGGTCCGCGTCGCCGTGTTCTGCCAGGGCGACAACGTGGCCAAGGCGAAGGCGGCCGGGGCGGACGTGGCCGGCGGATCGGACCTCGTCGAGAAGGTTCAAAAGGAAGGCTACCTCGATTTCGACGTGGCCATCGCCACCCAAGACATGATGGGCCTCGTGTCGCGGCTCGGGAAGGTACTCGGGCCCCGCGGCTTGATGCCCACCCCGAAGGCCGGCACCGTCGTGCCGGCCAACGGCGACATCGCGGGGGCCGTCCGCGAGTTCAAGGCCGGGAAGGTCGAATACCGGTCGGACAAGACCGGCCAGATCCACGCGGGCGTCGGCAAGATGAGCTTCGACGACGAAAAGCTCGTCGCCAACATCACCACGTTCGTCGAGACCGTCCGCGCCGCCAAGCCGTCCGGGGTGAAGGGGAACTTCATCAACGGCATCGTCATCTCCGCGACGATGTGCCCCGGCATCCGAATGAGCGTCTAA